One Solanum lycopersicum chromosome 4, SLM_r2.1 DNA window includes the following coding sequences:
- the LOC138348077 gene encoding uncharacterized protein, with translation MYLVGDAKLWWRTRNADDVRSGHPIIDTWDRLIKEMSDPFLPSNASWLAREKLKRLRQTGSVREYIKEFTSVMLDMQNMSDKDKLHNFIPGMQGWDQNELRRENVKDLLAAIDVADLLVGFRVTRTLTDVPSTSKTKKNNDKKGKRKKDSHKDNKNDKGKA, from the coding sequence ATGTACTTGGTAGGTGATGCTAAACTTTGGTGGAGGACTCGAAATGCAGATGATGTAAGGTCTGGTCATCCTATAATTGATACATGGGATAggttaataaaagaaatgagtGATCCATTTCTTCCTAGCAACGCATCTTGGCTTGCAAGGGAGAAATTGAAAAGGCTAAGGCAGACGGGTTCGGTAAGGgaatacattaaagaatttacctCTGTGATGTTAGACATGCAGAATATGTCTGATAAGGATAAATTACACAACTTCATTCCGGGTATGCAAGGTTGGGATCAAAACGAACTTAGGAGGGAGAATGTTAAAGATCTGCTTGCGGCAATTGATGTTGCAGATTTGTTGGTTGGTTTCCGGGTGACTCGCACTTTGACAGATGTCCCCTCCActtcaaaaactaagaaaaataatgataagaaagggaaaagaaaaaaggataGTCATAAGGACAATAAAAATGACAAAGGAAAGGCATAG